One stretch of Methanoregula sp. DNA includes these proteins:
- a CDS encoding radical SAM protein, whose protein sequence is MLTSRGCINRCNFCYRMEKGIRFRSVKNVVQEIELLNERYGINYFLMNDELFVYPKKRIFEFKDELEKTGIKIKFICNARVDVFDKEVTQCLKETGCQFLNFGMESSDQKVLDLMNKHTTVEENIRAAEIAKSEKIGLGLNFIWGNIGDTAESLKNNTALIKKYTTYDYIRTIRPVTPYPGCDLYYEAIKRGLLDGPDDFFKRFKNSDLLLVNFTEIPEQKFYELLFAANKDLILDYYEHTSKDMAAANKLIDDFYRLYFKGENSFRGARHYKK, encoded by the coding sequence ATGCTCACGAGCCGGGGCTGCATCAACCGGTGCAATTTCTGTTACCGCATGGAAAAGGGGATCCGGTTCAGAAGCGTAAAAAATGTCGTCCAGGAGATCGAGCTGCTGAATGAGCGGTATGGCATCAATTATTTCCTGATGAATGATGAGCTGTTCGTCTATCCCAAAAAGCGGATCTTTGAATTCAAGGATGAACTGGAAAAAACCGGCATAAAAATAAAGTTTATCTGCAATGCCCGGGTTGATGTCTTTGATAAAGAAGTTACCCAGTGTTTGAAAGAGACCGGATGCCAGTTCCTGAATTTCGGCATGGAATCCTCCGACCAAAAGGTTCTCGATCTAATGAATAAGCACACAACTGTGGAAGAAAATATACGGGCCGCTGAAATCGCAAAGAGTGAAAAAATCGGACTTGGATTAAACTTCATATGGGGAAATATCGGGGATACAGCAGAGTCCCTGAAGAACAACACCGCGCTGATAAAAAAATATACCACCTACGATTACATACGTACCATACGGCCGGTAACCCCGTATCCCGGATGTGATCTCTACTATGAGGCGATCAAGAGAGGTTTGCTCGATGGCCCTGATGATTTCTTTAAAAGATTCAAGAATTCGGATCTGTTACTGGTTAATTTTACGGAAATTCCCGAACAAAAATTTTACGAACTACTGTTCGCAGCGAATAAGGACCTGATACTCGATTATTACGAACATACCTCAAAGGATATGGCTGCGGCAAATAAGTTAATCGATGATTTTTACCGGTTGTACTTCAAAGGAGAGAATTCCTTTCGTGGGGCACGGCATTATAAAAAATAA
- a CDS encoding N-acetyl sugar amidotransferase produces the protein MTDNLGMYGLPLEVKFCKKCTMSNQRPSSSIEFKNKPGDKKRPIAFDDDGVCEACRYAVKKKTIDFEKREQDLQELCDRFRRNDGRYDVVVPGSGGKDSVMAAHMLKHKYNMHPILITWPPHLYTRVGRRNFDAWLNSGYANYSYWPNQKVHRLLTKLAFENLVHPFQPFIIGQKNLAPKLSIQLDVPLVVFGENEAEYGNPTVDNQSAKRDSSYFSMEYELDQIYLGGVNAKDLMKQYQLSLSDLEAYLPVEPSRLDTVGTEVHYLGYYIPWHPQETYYYSVENSDFLPNDFRTEGSYSKYSSIDDKIDWLHYYTAYIKFGIGRATYDSCQEIRNGDITRDDGVRLVKRFDGEFPRLYLNDCLNYMGIDEKRFTEIIDQARPPHIWNHKNGKWELKNKIWETQS, from the coding sequence ATGACAGACAATTTGGGGATGTATGGTTTACCACTTGAGGTAAAATTCTGTAAAAAGTGCACGATGAGCAATCAGAGGCCGTCATCATCGATAGAATTTAAGAATAAACCCGGGGATAAGAAGAGGCCGATCGCATTTGATGATGATGGCGTTTGCGAAGCCTGCCGGTACGCAGTGAAGAAAAAGACCATCGATTTTGAAAAACGCGAGCAGGATCTCCAGGAGCTCTGCGACAGGTTCCGGAGAAACGACGGGCGCTATGATGTGGTGGTCCCGGGGAGCGGCGGCAAAGACAGTGTCATGGCAGCGCACATGCTGAAGCACAAATACAACATGCACCCGATCCTCATTACATGGCCGCCCCATCTGTATACCCGGGTGGGAAGAAGGAACTTTGATGCATGGCTGAATTCCGGTTATGCCAATTATTCCTACTGGCCCAACCAAAAAGTACATCGTCTTTTGACAAAACTAGCCTTTGAGAACCTCGTTCACCCGTTCCAGCCCTTCATTATCGGGCAAAAGAACCTGGCACCGAAATTATCGATCCAGCTGGATGTCCCGCTGGTGGTTTTCGGTGAAAACGAAGCAGAATATGGAAATCCCACGGTTGACAACCAGAGTGCAAAACGGGATTCTTCCTATTTTTCCATGGAGTACGAACTCGATCAGATATACCTTGGCGGTGTCAATGCCAAAGACCTGATGAAGCAATACCAGTTATCCCTCTCGGATCTCGAAGCATACCTCCCCGTTGAACCCTCGCGGCTGGACACGGTTGGAACTGAAGTCCATTATCTGGGATATTATATCCCATGGCACCCTCAGGAAACCTATTATTATTCAGTTGAAAATAGCGACTTTTTACCGAATGATTTCAGAACTGAAGGAAGTTACAGTAAATATAGTTCCATTGACGATAAGATTGACTGGCTCCACTATTATACGGCGTACATAAAATTCGGGATTGGGAGAGCTACCTATGACTCATGCCAGGAGATCCGGAATGGCGACATCACCCGTGATGACGGGGTCCGCCTGGTAAAGCGGTTCGATGGGGAGTTCCCCCGGTTGTACCTTAATGACTGTCTGAACTACATGGGAATTGACGAGAAACGGTTCACTGAAATTATAGACCAGGCACGACCCCCGCATATCTGGAACCATAAAAACGGCAAATGGGAACTGAAGAATAAGATCTGGGAAACACAATCATAA
- the hisH gene encoding imidazole glycerol phosphate synthase subunit HisH, giving the protein MKPVVGLLDYGRSGNQASVKNALEVSGASVNIICNGSDFDHIDKIVLPGVGNFRDAMEHIHPLQDVLVENIRSKPTLGICLGMQILCKLGFEGGETRGLGIIDAEVKKMEVKGKVPHLGWGNLEILKSSPLLDGLTTHDNFYFMHSYEVVNFTDVIALTNYCDHKYVSLIQKGSVFGVQFHPEKSRNSGIRLIKNFLSL; this is encoded by the coding sequence ATGAAGCCGGTTGTGGGATTGCTGGATTATGGACGATCGGGGAATCAGGCTAGTGTGAAAAATGCTTTAGAAGTATCCGGAGCCTCAGTTAATATTATCTGTAATGGATCCGATTTTGACCATATAGATAAAATAGTTCTTCCCGGGGTAGGGAATTTCAGGGATGCGATGGAACATATCCATCCCTTGCAGGATGTTCTTGTTGAAAATATCCGATCAAAACCGACATTAGGAATTTGTCTGGGCATGCAGATTCTCTGCAAACTTGGGTTTGAGGGGGGCGAGACACGGGGACTTGGAATTATCGACGCTGAAGTAAAAAAGATGGAGGTCAAGGGAAAAGTGCCTCATCTTGGATGGGGGAATCTTGAGATATTGAAATCTTCACCATTACTCGACGGGTTGACCACCCATGACAATTTTTATTTCATGCACTCATATGAAGTCGTAAATTTTACAGATGTTATAGCACTTACGAATTATTGTGATCATAAATATGTATCGCTTATACAGAAGGGCTCTGTATTTGGGGTCCAGTTCCATCCAGAAAAAAGTCGCAATTCCGGAATCCGGTTGATAAAAAATTTTCTTTCTCTGTAG
- a CDS encoding imidazole glycerol phosphate synthase cyclase subunit, giving the protein MKIRVIARLDVKPPYVVKPVHFEGLRKMGKPEEMALKYYTQGADEIIYIDIVSSLYRRPILSKIILATAKNLFIPFAAGGGVKTIEDFSLLLHNGVDKVVINTYALQEDPKIIERAAKVFGSQAVVVQVEAKKWQDWWECYSDCGRIRSSKDVFEWVKTAEDLGAGEIILSSVDRDGRKAGFDIELIKEVVSELTIPVIAASGAGSLNDIKKMIQTAKPDAVAIGSLLHYNITTINEIKEYLHNNGIKVAI; this is encoded by the coding sequence ATGAAAATACGCGTTATTGCACGTCTTGACGTAAAACCGCCATATGTTGTAAAGCCTGTCCATTTTGAAGGATTACGTAAAATGGGCAAACCTGAAGAAATGGCCCTCAAATATTATACTCAAGGCGCTGATGAAATCATCTATATCGATATTGTTTCAAGTTTATATCGCAGACCTATACTGTCGAAAATAATTTTAGCTACTGCAAAAAATCTTTTTATCCCGTTTGCAGCCGGGGGAGGGGTTAAAACAATCGAGGATTTTTCCCTTTTGCTTCACAACGGTGTAGATAAAGTTGTAATTAATACTTACGCTCTTCAGGAAGACCCGAAGATAATTGAACGAGCTGCCAAGGTTTTTGGATCACAAGCAGTTGTGGTCCAAGTTGAAGCGAAAAAATGGCAGGACTGGTGGGAGTGCTATAGTGATTGCGGACGTATCCGTAGTAGTAAGGATGTGTTTGAGTGGGTAAAAACCGCAGAGGATCTTGGTGCGGGTGAAATTATCCTCAGTTCCGTGGACCGAGATGGAAGAAAAGCCGGATTTGACATTGAATTAATTAAGGAAGTTGTATCTGAGCTGACGATACCGGTGATAGCAGCAAGCGGAGCCGGGTCCCTTAATGACATTAAAAAGATGATTCAAACTGCGAAACCTGACGCAGTCGCAATTGGTTCACTACTTCATTACAATATAACCACCATCAATGAAATCAAGGAATATCTTCATAACAATGGAATCAAGGTGGCAATATGA
- a CDS encoding methyltransferase domain-containing protein — translation MDLFVGELPVWKGVQNKPGFETLPFIFTTELGIIRLKLPEKEVTQISDNYGKATYTFISSPPGTSAWGNRLGAFYFNFLKNWVGDLDQKDVLEIGSGTLYIGNRLINELDARSFYACDPALHTSCKNPKITVCNDYFSYDAISSHKKTFDLIVSINNIEHIPDLSQYLNDVRRFLLPVEGHFFIILPDCYRGFKTGDLGICVHEHMSYFTPESLKFLLCTHGFEIEKIHSCEDTLFVLARPSKSVNRYQEMEYDPLKEPENLLKCFGEHLEDNLVFFSNLLSERRPKGPIAIHGCCVALNNILFLRPLYESNGIFLFDGDTNKTGKFLPVFDKQIISSDDNQYHEMKTVIIAALTFYSEISRDIKALHNIAPENIFPMTPL, via the coding sequence ATGGATTTGTTTGTCGGAGAATTACCAGTATGGAAAGGTGTCCAGAATAAACCTGGCTTTGAGACATTACCTTTTATTTTCACTACCGAACTGGGAATAATCCGGCTAAAACTTCCTGAAAAGGAAGTTACCCAAATCTCTGATAATTATGGAAAAGCTACGTATACTTTTATTTCATCCCCTCCGGGGACCTCTGCGTGGGGCAATCGCCTCGGAGCATTTTATTTTAATTTTTTGAAAAACTGGGTGGGTGACCTTGATCAAAAAGATGTTCTTGAAATCGGATCGGGAACTCTTTACATAGGTAATCGGTTAATCAACGAACTGGATGCCCGGAGTTTTTACGCTTGCGATCCAGCCCTCCATACCTCATGTAAAAACCCCAAAATCACGGTCTGTAACGATTACTTTTCTTATGACGCTATTTCATCACACAAAAAAACATTTGATCTCATTGTTTCAATAAATAATATTGAGCACATTCCGGATTTATCACAATATCTTAATGATGTGCGGAGGTTTTTATTACCCGTTGAGGGCCATTTTTTTATCATCCTTCCTGATTGCTACAGGGGTTTTAAAACCGGGGATCTGGGAATCTGCGTACATGAGCATATGTCGTATTTTACCCCGGAATCATTGAAATTTCTTTTATGCACTCATGGATTTGAGATTGAAAAAATCCATAGCTGTGAGGATACGTTATTTGTTCTTGCACGACCGTCAAAATCGGTAAACCGTTATCAGGAAATGGAATATGACCCCTTGAAAGAACCAGAAAACCTTCTGAAGTGCTTTGGAGAACACCTCGAGGATAATCTAGTTTTTTTTAGCAATCTGCTTTCCGAAAGGAGACCTAAAGGTCCGATCGCAATCCATGGATGTTGTGTGGCGCTGAATAATATCTTGTTTTTAAGGCCCCTTTATGAGAGTAATGGAATTTTTTTGTTTGATGGTGACACCAATAAGACAGGAAAATTCTTGCCAGTTTTTGATAAACAGATTATTTCAAGTGATGATAATCAATATCATGAGATGAAGACCGTTATCATCGCAGCGTTAACATTTTATTCAGAAATTTCACGGGATATCAAAGCCCTTCATAATATTGCTCCTGAAAATATATTCCCTATGACCCCCTTGTGA
- the neuB gene encoding N-acetylneuraminate synthase, with protein sequence MAEAGVNHNGDFRLAKKMIDTAHNAGADAVKFQTFHSDSVVIPHASKAEYQKENTPIGETQLDMIKKFELSDNEFRLLARYAEKKKIFFLSTPFDHSSVDLLDNLNIPAFKIPSGEITNIPLLKHIALKHKPVIISTGMANLGEIEQAISIFGRNGKNQIALLHCVTSYPAQYHDLNLNVIHTLRSSFKLPVGFSDHSPGTIASFAAVAMGATIIEKHFTLDKTLPGPDHAASLQEDELKELVQGIRQIESARGDGIKRLSLEEEKIKLVARRSVVSTASIPKGCSITADMIACKRPGTGISPQYYPDIEGRIAKILIHKDTLLTWDMVE encoded by the coding sequence ATAGCGGAAGCCGGGGTTAATCATAATGGAGATTTCAGGCTTGCAAAGAAAATGATCGATACAGCACATAATGCCGGTGCAGATGCAGTCAAATTTCAGACATTTCATTCAGATTCTGTGGTTATACCCCACGCTTCAAAAGCAGAATACCAGAAAGAAAACACGCCTATTGGTGAAACTCAACTGGATATGATTAAAAAATTTGAACTTTCCGATAATGAGTTCCGGTTATTGGCCCGGTACGCAGAGAAAAAAAAAATCTTTTTTTTATCAACACCTTTCGATCATTCCAGTGTAGATCTTCTTGACAATCTCAACATCCCCGCATTCAAGATACCCTCAGGAGAAATAACGAATATTCCATTATTGAAACATATTGCTCTGAAACATAAACCGGTAATCATATCAACAGGAATGGCGAATCTAGGAGAGATTGAGCAGGCCATTTCTATATTCGGTAGAAATGGCAAAAACCAGATTGCACTCCTCCATTGTGTGACAAGTTATCCGGCACAATATCACGACCTGAATCTTAATGTGATCCACACCCTGAGATCATCATTTAAGCTTCCTGTCGGTTTTTCCGACCATTCTCCTGGAACAATAGCATCCTTTGCTGCAGTTGCTATGGGAGCAACAATTATCGAAAAACACTTTACCTTGGATAAAACACTCCCCGGACCTGATCATGCAGCATCTCTTCAAGAGGATGAATTAAAAGAACTTGTTCAGGGTATCCGGCAGATTGAATCTGCTCGTGGGGATGGAATCAAAAGACTCTCTCTCGAAGAAGAAAAAATCAAACTTGTGGCAAGAAGGAGCGTCGTTTCCACAGCCTCAATTCCCAAAGGATGTAGCATTACGGCAGATATGATTGCTTGTAAGCGTCCGGGAACGGGAATATCACCACAATATTATCCGGATATTGAGGGGAGAATAGCAAAAATCTTGATTCACAAGGACACGCTTCTGACATGGGACATGGTTGAATGA